A stretch of the Enterobacter mori genome encodes the following:
- the panC gene encoding pantoate--beta-alanine ligase — translation MLIIETLPLLRQHIRRARQEGKRIALVPTMGNLHDGHMKLVDEARARADIVVVSIFVNPMQFDRADDLARYPRTLQEDCEKLKKRHADIVFSPAPADVYPQGTEEATYVDVPGISTMLEGASRPGHFRGVSTIVSKLFNLVQPDIACFGEKDFQQLALIRKMVADMGYDIEIVGVPIVRAKDGLALSSRNGYLTADQRKIAPGLSKVMNTMAEQLLAKELAAEEIVALAEQALNDKGFRADDIQIRDADTLLELTETSKRAVILVAAWLGQARLIDNKVVELA, via the coding sequence GTGCTAATCATTGAAACCCTGCCGCTGCTTCGCCAGCATATCCGCCGCGCGCGTCAGGAAGGTAAACGTATCGCACTGGTCCCGACCATGGGTAACCTGCATGACGGCCATATGAAGCTGGTCGATGAGGCGAGAGCCCGTGCAGACATCGTGGTGGTCAGTATTTTCGTTAACCCGATGCAGTTTGACCGCGCAGACGACCTGGCACGCTATCCGCGCACTCTTCAGGAAGATTGCGAAAAGCTTAAAAAACGTCATGCGGATATCGTGTTCTCTCCGGCGCCTGCCGATGTGTACCCGCAGGGTACGGAAGAGGCGACCTACGTGGATGTCCCGGGGATTTCGACCATGCTGGAAGGTGCAAGCCGTCCGGGCCATTTCCGCGGCGTTTCCACCATCGTCAGCAAGCTGTTCAACCTGGTGCAGCCGGATATCGCCTGTTTCGGTGAAAAAGATTTCCAGCAGCTGGCGCTGATCCGCAAGATGGTTGCCGATATGGGTTACGATATCGAAATCGTCGGCGTGCCGATCGTACGAGCCAAAGATGGCCTGGCGCTCAGCTCACGCAACGGTTACCTGACCGCCGATCAGCGTAAAATCGCGCCGGGCTTAAGCAAGGTGATGAACACCATGGCAGAACAGCTGCTGGCGAAAGAGTTGGCCGCAGAAGAGATCGTCGCCCTTGCAGAGCAGGCGCTGAACGACAAAGGCTTCCGCGCTGATGATATTCAAATCCGCGATGCTGATACCCTGCTTGAGCTGACGGAAACCAGCAAACGCGCGGTGATTCTGGTGGCGGCATGGCTCGGCCAGGCACGCCTTATCGATAATAAAGTGGTTGAGCTGGCGTAG
- the panB gene encoding 3-methyl-2-oxobutanoate hydroxymethyltransferase has translation MKPTTISLLQKCKQEKKRFATITAYDYSFARLFAEEGINVMLVGDSLGMTVQGHDSTLPVTVEDIAYHTRAVRRGAPSCLLLSDLPFMAYATPEQAFENAAAVMRAGANMVKIEGGAWLVETVKMLTERAVPVCGHLGLTPQSVNIFGGYKVQGRGDAAQTLFDDALALEAAGAQLLVLECVPVELAKRITDALSIPVIGIGAGNVTDGQILVMHDAFGITGGHIPKFAKNFLNEAGDMRAAVRQYIADVESGVYPGEEHSFH, from the coding sequence ATGAAACCAACCACCATCTCCTTACTGCAGAAATGCAAACAGGAAAAAAAACGCTTCGCCACCATCACCGCGTATGACTACAGCTTCGCCAGACTGTTTGCCGAAGAGGGGATCAACGTCATGCTGGTCGGAGACTCGTTAGGGATGACTGTACAGGGACATGATTCCACCCTGCCTGTAACGGTAGAAGATATTGCTTACCACACCCGTGCTGTGCGTCGCGGCGCACCGTCTTGCCTGCTTCTTTCCGACCTGCCTTTTATGGCCTACGCCACACCTGAGCAGGCGTTTGAAAACGCAGCGGCAGTGATGCGCGCTGGCGCCAACATGGTCAAAATTGAGGGCGGCGCCTGGCTGGTGGAGACGGTGAAAATGCTCACCGAGCGCGCCGTGCCGGTGTGCGGCCATTTGGGCCTGACGCCGCAATCCGTCAACATCTTTGGTGGATATAAAGTGCAGGGCCGCGGTGACGCAGCCCAGACGCTGTTTGATGATGCCCTGGCGTTGGAAGCGGCAGGTGCGCAGCTGCTGGTGCTGGAGTGCGTGCCGGTTGAGCTGGCGAAACGCATCACCGACGCGCTGTCAATTCCGGTGATTGGTATTGGTGCAGGCAACGTGACCGACGGCCAGATTCTGGTGATGCACGACGCCTTCGGTATTACCGGTGGACACATCCCGAAATTTGCCAAAAACTTCCTCAACGAAGCGGGCGACATGCGTGCGGCAGTCAGGCAGTATATTGCCGACGTTGAATCCGGTGTGTATCCGGGTGAAGAACACAGTTTCCATTAA
- the folK gene encoding 2-amino-4-hydroxy-6-hydroxymethyldihydropteridine diphosphokinase: MTLAYIALGSNLASPLEQVNAAVQALGEIPQSRIVAVSSFYRTPPLGPQDQPDYLNAAVVLDTALNAETLLDNTQRIELQQGRVRKAERWGPRTLDLDIMLFGDEVINTERLTVPHYDMKNRGFMLWPLFEVAPDLIFPDDIPLKSILDSLNAEKPARW; this comes from the coding sequence GTGACCCTCGCCTATATCGCCCTCGGCAGCAATCTGGCCTCTCCGCTGGAGCAGGTTAACGCTGCCGTTCAGGCGCTCGGGGAGATCCCGCAAAGCCGGATCGTGGCGGTCTCCTCTTTTTATCGCACGCCGCCGCTGGGCCCGCAGGATCAGCCTGATTATCTGAACGCCGCCGTTGTGCTCGACACGGCTCTGAATGCCGAAACGCTGCTGGATAATACCCAGCGTATTGAGCTGCAGCAGGGTCGCGTACGCAAAGCCGAACGCTGGGGACCGCGTACACTGGACCTCGATATCATGCTGTTTGGAGATGAGGTCATAAACACCGAACGCCTCACCGTTCCGCATTACGACATGAAAAATCGTGGGTTTATGCTGTGGCCGCTGTTTGAAGTTGCCCCCGATCTTATCTTCCCGGATGACATCCCACTCAAGTCCATTCTGGACAGCCTCAACGCGGAAAAACCTGCCCGCTGGTAA
- the pcnB gene encoding polynucleotide adenylyltransferase PcnB, translated as MFTRVANFCRKVLSREESMANDAIAQNRMSVIPREQHTISRKDISENALKVLYRLNKAGYEAYLVGGGVRDLLLGKKPKDFDVTTSATPEQVRKLFRNCRLVGRRFRLAHVMFGPEIIEVATFRGHHEAGVSDRTTSQQGQNGMLLRDNIFGSIEEDAQRRDFTINSLYYSVADFTVRDYVGGMQDLKEGLIRLIGTPETRYREDPVRMLRAVRFAAKLNMRISPETGEPIPRLATLINDVPPARLFEEALKLLQAGYGYETYNLLREYSLFQPLFPTITRCFTENGDSPMERIIAQVLKNTDTRIQNDMRVNPAFLFAAMFWYPLLESAQRIAQESGLAYYDAFALAANDVLDEACRTLAIPKRITTLVRDIWQLQLRMSRRQGKRAWKLMEHPKFRAAFDLLALRAEIEKNQELQRLAQWWGEFQVSAPPEQKGMLTNLDEEPEPRRRHRRPRKRAPRREGSA; from the coding sequence ATTTTTACCCGAGTCGCTAATTTTTGCCGTAAAGTGCTAAGCCGCGAAGAGAGCATGGCGAACGACGCTATTGCGCAAAACCGCATGTCGGTTATTCCGCGTGAGCAGCACACTATTTCCCGCAAAGATATCAGTGAAAATGCCCTCAAGGTGCTTTATCGTCTGAATAAAGCAGGCTACGAGGCCTATCTCGTGGGCGGTGGGGTGCGTGATTTACTGCTGGGCAAAAAACCAAAAGATTTCGACGTGACGACCAGCGCCACGCCAGAACAGGTACGCAAATTATTCCGTAACTGCCGTCTTGTTGGCCGCCGTTTCCGCCTCGCGCACGTCATGTTTGGTCCGGAAATCATCGAAGTGGCGACGTTCCGTGGCCATCACGAAGCGGGCGTATCCGATCGTACGACGTCCCAGCAGGGCCAGAACGGCATGCTGCTGCGTGATAACATCTTCGGTTCCATTGAAGAAGATGCCCAGCGCCGCGATTTCACCATCAACAGCCTTTACTACAGCGTGGCGGATTTCACCGTACGGGATTACGTTGGCGGTATGCAGGACCTGAAAGAAGGCCTGATTCGCCTGATCGGCACGCCGGAAACCCGTTACCGCGAAGACCCTGTACGTATGCTGCGCGCCGTGCGCTTTGCGGCCAAATTAAACATGCGCATCAGCCCTGAGACCGGGGAGCCGATCCCGCGTCTGGCAACGCTGATTAACGACGTGCCGCCAGCGCGTCTGTTTGAAGAGGCACTGAAGCTGTTGCAGGCGGGTTACGGGTATGAAACCTACAATCTGCTGCGCGAATACAGCCTGTTCCAGCCCCTCTTCCCAACCATTACTCGCTGCTTCACCGAAAACGGTGACAGCCCGATGGAACGCATCATTGCGCAGGTGCTGAAGAATACCGATACGCGCATTCAGAATGACATGCGTGTGAACCCGGCATTCCTGTTTGCCGCAATGTTCTGGTATCCCCTGCTGGAATCAGCACAGAGAATTGCACAGGAAAGCGGTCTGGCCTATTACGATGCCTTTGCGCTGGCGGCAAACGACGTGCTGGATGAAGCCTGTCGTACGCTCGCGATCCCAAAACGTATCACCACGCTGGTGCGCGACATCTGGCAGCTTCAGCTGCGCATGTCCCGTCGCCAGGGCAAACGCGCCTGGAAGCTGATGGAGCATCCGAAATTCCGCGCCGCGTTCGATCTGCTGGCACTGCGCGCTGAAATTGAAAAGAACCAGGAGCTGCAGCGTCTGGCGCAGTGGTGGGGCGAATTCCAGGTCTCTGCACCACCCGAGCAAAAAGGGATGCTGACCAATCTGGATGAAGAGCCAGAACCACGTCGTCGCCACCGTCGCCCACGCAAACGCGCACCGCGTCGCGAAGGATCAGCGTGA
- the gluQRS gene encoding tRNA glutamyl-Q(34) synthetase GluQRS: protein MSESHYIGRFAPSPSGELHFGSLIAALGSYLQARARQGKWLVRIEDIDPPREVPGAAETILRQLEHYGLHWDDDVLWQSQRHDAYRERLAWLYEQGLSYYCTCTRARIQSVGGVYDGHCRTLNNGPENAAVRIRQRSPVMHFADLLSGEISANQRLACEDFIIHRRDGLFAYNLAVVVDDHFQGVTEIVRGADLVEPTVRQISLYHQFGWSAPDYIHLPLAVNAQGVKLSKQNHAPALPGGDPRPVLIDALRFLNQNVTNEWQDLRIDELLDLAVAHWTLEAVPKIQHSQMRCAEL from the coding sequence ATGTCTGAATCACACTATATTGGGCGCTTCGCGCCATCTCCTTCCGGCGAATTACACTTCGGCTCATTAATTGCCGCGCTCGGCAGCTACCTGCAGGCTCGTGCCCGCCAGGGAAAATGGCTCGTCCGCATTGAAGATATTGATCCTCCGCGTGAAGTTCCCGGTGCAGCAGAAACGATTCTGCGTCAGCTGGAACATTACGGTCTTCACTGGGACGACGATGTACTGTGGCAGTCACAACGCCATGATGCCTATCGGGAACGTCTGGCGTGGCTCTATGAACAAGGGCTATCCTATTACTGCACCTGCACCCGCGCGCGTATTCAGAGCGTGGGTGGCGTCTATGACGGCCACTGCCGCACGCTGAACAACGGTCCTGAAAATGCCGCCGTGCGTATACGGCAGCGTTCCCCGGTGATGCACTTTGCCGATTTACTCTCTGGCGAAATCTCTGCCAACCAACGTCTTGCCTGTGAAGATTTCATCATCCACCGCCGCGATGGCCTGTTCGCCTATAACCTGGCGGTGGTGGTGGACGATCATTTCCAGGGCGTGACGGAAATTGTGCGCGGGGCAGACCTGGTCGAACCGACGGTGCGGCAAATATCGCTTTATCATCAGTTTGGCTGGTCAGCGCCGGATTACATCCACCTGCCGCTGGCGGTCAATGCGCAGGGCGTTAAGCTCTCCAAGCAGAACCACGCGCCCGCCCTGCCAGGCGGCGATCCGCGCCCTGTTTTGATCGACGCGCTGCGGTTTCTCAACCAAAATGTAACCAACGAATGGCAGGATCTGCGCATTGACGAACTGCTGGATCTGGCCGTCGCCCACTGGACGCTCGAGGCCGTGCCAAAAATCCAGCATTCTCAAATGCGTTGCGCTGAGCTATGA
- the panD gene encoding aspartate 1-decarboxylase produces MIRKMLQGKLHRVKVTQADLHYEGSCAIDQDFLDAAGILENEAIDIWNVNNGKRFSTYAIAAERGSKIISVNGAAAHCADVGDIVIIASFVMMSDEEARRWQPKVAYFEGDNEMKRTAKAIPVQVA; encoded by the coding sequence ATGATTCGCAAAATGCTGCAAGGTAAGCTTCACCGAGTGAAAGTCACCCAGGCAGACCTGCACTATGAAGGTTCCTGCGCCATTGACCAGGATTTTCTCGACGCGGCGGGTATTCTCGAAAATGAAGCCATTGATATCTGGAATGTGAATAACGGCAAGCGTTTTTCCACCTACGCGATTGCCGCCGAGCGCGGGTCTAAAATTATCTCCGTCAACGGCGCGGCGGCACACTGCGCGGACGTCGGCGATATCGTTATTATCGCCAGCTTCGTCATGATGTCTGACGAAGAAGCGCGCCGCTGGCAGCCCAAAGTCGCTTATTTCGAAGGCGACAACGAGATGAAACGCACCGCGAAGGCGATTCCAGTTCAGGTTGCTTAA